The following coding sequences are from one Saccopteryx bilineata isolate mSacBil1 chromosome 3, mSacBil1_pri_phased_curated, whole genome shotgun sequence window:
- the DMRTA2 gene encoding doublesex- and mab-3-related transcription factor A2, with product MELRSELPSVPGAATAATTTTGPPVASVASVAAAAAAAASLPVSVAGGLLRAPPLLLRAAEKYPRTPKCARCRNHGVVSALKGHKRYCRWKDCLCAKCTLIAERQRVMAAQVALRRQQAQEENEARELQLLYGTAEGLALAAANGIIPPRPAYEVFGSVCAADGGGPGAAAPAGTGGGTAGAGSADAKLQKFDLSPKALLRAGRLGSPPPPPGKPLSPDGADSGPGTSSPEVRPGSGSENGDGESFSGSPLTRASKEGGGSCLGSAGPGGGGEEDSPGSASPLGSESGSEADREEAEAAPAPGLGGGPGPRQRTPLDILTRVFPGHRRGVLELVLQGCGGDVVQAIEQVLNHHRGGLAAGLGPALPSDKAAAGAVAAADDGWPGRVDAAAGGPGLPAPLQAGPAAPPHHRPLLAGAMAPGTLGSLSSRSAFSPLQPNASHFGADAGAYPLGAPLGLSPLRLAYSAAAAHSRGLAFMAPYSTAGLVPTLGFRPPMDYAFSDLMRDRSAAAAAAHKEPAYGGGLYGPLVNGAPEKQ from the exons ATGGAGCTACGCTCTGAGTTGCCCAGTGTGCCCGGCGCAGCGACGGCGGCGACGACAACGACGGGGCCGCCCGTGGCATCTGTGGCgtcggtggcggcggcggcggcggcggccgcctCGCTACCCGTGAGCGTGGCAGGCGGCTTGCTGAGGGCGCCGCCGCTGCTGTTGCGGGCGGCGGAGAAGTACCCGCGGACCCCCAAGTGCGCGCGCTGCCGTAACCACGGGGTGGTGTCGGCGCTCAAGGGCCACAAGCGCTACTGCCGCTGGAAGGACTGCCTGTGCGCCAAGTGCACGCTCATCGCCGAGCGCCAGCGCGTCATGGCGGCGCAGGTGGCGCTGCGCAGGCAGCAGGCGCAGGAAGAGAACGAGGCGCGCGAGCTCCAGCTGCTCTACGGCACCGCCGAGGGCCTGGCGCTGGCCGCCGCCAACGGCATCATCCCGCCGCGGCCCGCCTACGAGGTCTTCGGCTCCGTGTGCGCCGCCGACGGCGGGGGGCCGGGAGCAGCAGCCCCCGCGGGGACCGGAGGCGGCACGGCGGGCGCCGGGAGCGCAG aTGCCAAATTACAGAAGTTTGACCTATCTCCCAAGGCGCTGCTCCGAGCAGGCCGTCTGGGCAGCCCGCCGCCGCCACCCGGGAAGCCCTTGTCACCCGACGGCGCGGACTCGGGTCCCGGGACGTCGTCCCCGGAGGTGCGGCCGGGGTCGGGCTCCGAGAACGGCGACGGAGAGTCCTTTTCGGGGTCGCCCCTGACCCGGGCCTCCAAGGAGGGAGGCGGCAGTTGCCTGGGCAGCGCCGGCCCCGGAGGCGGCGGCGAGGAGGACAGCCCCGGCTCCGCCAGCCCGCTGGGCTCTGAATCCGGGTCGGAGGCCGACAGAGAAGAGGCGGAGGCCGCGCCAGCTCCCGGGCTGGGCGGGGGCCCGGGGCCGCGGCAGCGGACGCCGCTGGACATCTTGACGCGCGTTTTCCCGGGCCACCGGCGGGGCGTCCTGGAGCTGGTGCTGCAGGGCTGCGGCGGCGACGTGGTGCAGGCCATCGAGCAGGTGCTGAACCACCACCGCGGGGGCCTGGCCGCCGGCCTCGGCCCCGCCCTGCCCTCCGACAAGGCCGCAGCGGGCGCGGTGGCAGCTGCGGACGACGGCTGGCCGGGCCGCGTGGACGCCGCCGCCGGGGGACCCGGGCTGCCCGCGCCGCTGCAGGCCGGCCCCGCCGCGCCCCCGCACCACAGACCTTTGCTGGCCGGCGCCATGGCTCCCGGGACGCTGGGCTCTCTGAGCAGCCGCTCGGCTTTCTCGCCTCTGCAGCCCAACGCCAGCCACTTCGGCGCCGACGCGGGCGCCTACCCGCTGGGCGCGCCGCTCGGCCTCAGCCCGCTGCGCCTGGCCTactcggcggcggcggcgcatAGCCGCGGCCTGGCCTTCATGGCCCCGTACTCCACCGCGGGCCTGGTGCCCACGCTGGGCTTCCGCCCGCCCATGGACTACGCCTTCAGCGACCTCATGCGCGAccgctccgccgccgccgccgcggcgcACAAGGAGCCGGCCTACGGCGGCGGCCTGTACGGGCCCCTGGTCAACGGCGCCCCCGAGAAGCAGTAG